ctacaataATCTCTATGAAAACACAATACTTCTATTTTCTATATATCGAAAGGGGTTTTCAAAATTAAGAGCTGCtagaatatttcaaaaattcaaatctgaatcaaGTTTTATGAATATCGATATTAGCCTGCTGTCTAAGTTTCATTATGTCGAGTTTCATCATTTCATTATGTCGAGTTTCAAAAATAGTACATATCCATTAAATTCACTTAGaatgataatatcaatttaCTTTGAgactatttttatataaaaaaaactaatctaAACAAATGGTAGGTAGGCCTTTTGTCAACGTAAGCAATGACTAGATAGGCAAATGCATTCAAATGTTGTTTGAAGATGATTGCCACACAACCACATGAAGTGCACTTTAAGTGCATTTGATTTCGTGCAAAAACGTTATTTGATATGTATCTAGCaccatgaaataaaatttacagcaaaaatttttgtttggctATTTTTAGTTAATTCATCCAGAtttgattttaaagaaaatttattcaaaactaatttttctttaatttttttttcaaatttgattttgaagTTAACTCTGTTCGTCTTTCGGTATAGTTGTGAAAAACTTTAACAacatatctttttttttaaacataattaCAATAAATTTCTTGTACCAACTTGATTTCATATTGCACTAGAATTGATTGTTTCTAACTACTATAGCTGATCCATAAGCGCAAAACGGTGTGGCGttttttcacacatttttcatttaaatttgtttgtttttttatatggattttgacagttgttcacgtGAAGAGACGAACAGAGTACCAACcttattatagaaaattttgttaaaatacaatttttatagaaaatttcgttaaaatttagtcgaaatttgattttcaaaaaattttgacaaaatttgacttccatggaaaatttcgatgaaattaaatttttatggaatCCTTTggcgatttccataaaaaattaaatttcaacgaatttttctttgaaatcaaATAACGACGAATTCTTCTATGCAAAtcaagatttctatgaaaaggaATATTGTAAAGGCtaccgaggccaccgtagcgcagagggtagcatgtccgcctataacgctaaacgcttgggttcgtatcctggcaggaacatcagaaaaattttccctattgctggcggcatttgtgggctactttgccatgtagaatcttctccccaaagagatgtcgctctgcggcacgccgctcggactcagctataaaaaggaggtcccttatcattgagcttaaaattgaatcgaacagcactcattgatttgtgagaagtttgccccagttccttaatgaaatgctcatgtgtaaatttgcatttgcaagaaaAGGCTAaaatcgggcggagccgactatataaaaccctacaccactgagTATACTACATTTTATACATAGAACCTAAATCCAGTCAGACTTTGATTTGGTTATGATTATCGAATAGAACTTTGCAAGATCTTCTTATGATAGGACCTAATTTATGGCTGGTGCAGTCTTAAAAGCGCATATTAgccaaaagatatatatggaagctttatctaaataacgatcgattttgacgaaactttgcgcaaatattgggttgttaaataaaacacctcatgataaATTTTATTAGGAtcaggctaaaattttggattaTACAGCCGTATAAGGGACGTtgaagaaaacacctcatgttaaACTTCGCCAAGATAGCACATTGTTGCTTCTACAACCTAAagggccatatcagatgaaacatatataggggagctatatctaaatctgaacccatttttatGCACACACATAGAGATGTCAAATTAAACATCTcacgtaaaattttgtaaagatcggaccaaaattgtggctcccacTGTCTTAAAAGGCATTATCGGGTGAAAGTTGCATATGGTATACATCTAATACGATTTTGTTCAGAATAAATTTGGTTGgtgcttggaccaaaaaagtcaCTTGAGCAAAATCTTacgaaaatcggacaataaatccgacctgtaccttgatcacaagaagacagacagacatagccatgacataattaccaggtagtgtaccacagctgagtaaaattttttctcgcgggtgcactatctgtcaacgagttttggttgtgtgtattatagttaagaaccataatacacaaacaataaaaaatggagcgaactagtaacatacatacacaaaatAAGAGTTGCACTACTCACTGATTTTAACAGATAGAGCAAtccatattttgttgttgggcaactgccactacctgtaagtGAATATATCTTGGACATAGCTATGTATAtctaatcaggaagtgattctaagtggGTGCAacgatttaagtaaaatttcgtATGCCCCTTATGGTAGCCTAAAAACACCAAACTGTTATAAACCGTGGGGGACGACCTacctcaaaacccacccaaacggacatgtccACCGTTTGGTACatcaaatgggtatcaaattaaaagcatttaagagtagaattcgAACTGATATAACAATTTGATCGCAAGTGCCCCTCACCCAAAAACCgtccaaaaattacatatttaccgattggttTTATATGGGTATTtattgaaagtagaaaacgaaacttatacaaacatttttggtcaagtcatgtataccaaacgggacaatatgggattctaacaAAAGGTATTTTACATGTGAACATGTCAAAAGGGGGCCGCAATCACTTAAGgttgtagcgaagcacaccgggccagctagtctATAACATAAAAATGGAAGTTTTTGGTCAAAAaccactaaaccgattttcataaaattttcaaagatgatgGAGTTTGCTCCTCCGGTGAATATACatattaaccacatttcgtcaaagtACGGTGGAAAATGCactatgaacccatagcagctatatatatctATAATCTGATCTCCACCGTATTCTGGAAGGCTATACGAtataagggtctaacacaacttttCTTTTTTACATCCCAAGAGATGGCGTACCCCCCACCtcacacaattttcaaaaaagccagatctcggagatggatgcacCAATTTAAGTATTCATTGGtaaaccaaaaacacaaaattggtataaaacttcgGGGAcgaataacctggggggacgccgcGCCCCAAAATCCATCTAAAAGGTAATGGATGGATTTTACCTTTATCCATTACCTTTTGGGATAATGTGGGTATCACAtttaagagcagagtacgaacttCAAAGAAACATTTGACCACAAGTATCGGGTGGttcacccacccccaaaaaccgacCAAAAATAACATATTTACCGGCGcggaataactatgagcatcacacaggctggagctttgagctccaatctgtgttgTATTCTTCGTTATAACGAGAaacttagctgggagctaccgggcgcgtccacaggttgcggatagtggaatgctccgtatggaatagctgcaactgcagtcgcggacaattagcggtatcgagcggagggtctcagtgagagaccaggtggcaccggctcttgcttaaatactgagtgcctattatGCTCTATACGACAAAGTAAGATACTCGTactggtgcctttaaataaccatcaTAATCCTGCGGCGTTCGGTCGCACAGACCTGaacgagcttgacgaggatcgccaccactATATacaaatgtgactacaacaacatcatcgtatttaccgattggggtaatatgggtatcaaatgaaaggtatttagaagttgaatatgaatatggtatgaaCGTTTGCTTCAAATAtcttggggccaccccacatcCCAAAAATCGCCGACCTGATATTGTTACCGACAGGTTCAATATGGCTAtcacattaaaggtatttggaagtaaagtacAAGTCTTAGTGAGAAGACTACGAATCCAGTACAAATATTTGGGACAAATTTTTTGGCGATCGCTCCACCTCCAAAAAAACCCCAACCAGGACATGTAGGACAATAAGAAacttgaatgaaaggtatttgatagcaGAGTATGActctgatattaatattaggGTTCAAGTATCTGGATCATATCCTGTCCTTCACGGAACATGTATATTGCGACAATAAGAAACACAAATAAAAGGTCGTTGATAGTATAGTACAAATGTGATGTTATTTGGGACTAAGCGGGACTAAATggtactcaaatggaaggtctatGGAagcagagcacgaatttgatacttAGGAAAAACAAACGGACATGTATGTCGTTTAGGACATAATAGGACTGCAATGAAAGGTTGTTGGTAGTAGACTGCAAATGTTGACCTCCAGTTTGGGTTGACATAGCAAGAACCTGAAAATGGGATGGACAAATAAAAAGTGGGATTTGAAATATTCCCATACCTCTAAATGATTTGATAATTTTTAAAGCAATaacatttcgacaaaatttcaatcaaatctaatttcaatttcaacgaaattttatagaaaatccaatttcatttttctatgaaaatcaaatgttgacaaaaatttcaaaaaaaatctaattataaatcaaatataactaaaatccctaaaaatcaaattttcagtaaaaattaaagttttaacctaattttcaaaaatcgaattttgacaaaaatttctataaagctcaaaattcaacgaaattgtatataattaaatttttgggaaattttcgatgaaaacgaatttcgacaaaatttcattatttaaaTTCGACAATATTTGATTCTcataagaaaatttctttaaaattaaattttcatagaaaactttttcgaaatttgattgCATagaaaattccatcaaaatgtatttaaatcaaaattttgtcgaaattcgattttcatattttttatattttattaaaatcttttgaaaaaaaattgtagaaaTTTGACAGTGTCGGGACTAGTTAGTCTATTGTATGCATTTCATACAGGGTCTCTCGCAATTTCTTCGAGATAAATACAACCTTCCAATGTACGACCTTTGAAACCCTCACACCTAAAGACTTCTGATGATAACCTCTTTACCAAGGGGCCGAAAGGCTTCAAATCATGGTTGGTATGGTGTATGTActatgtataaaaattttccgatCACCAAGCTCATCTCGAAATAGAAAATTTACACATCATAAGAAAAATTATCTTCGCTCTAACGAGcaaacaaaaatggaaattaaaaaattcggtGGAGCCATGGAGCCGCTCTACAAAAGTATattaatcttaaaaaaaaaaaacttcaaataagaacaattaaaaaaaataatatcatgGTTTCACCTTTAAGTGCATCctgagattttctttaaaattgctCTGACTCGACTATTAAAAGGACAACCATTGAGCAACAATTTCAAATTGAACATCACTCAATGATACCTTAGGAGTACCTCAActgttcaatcccatggcagccaattgtacgtaccggattgacccgatggagtccttcatcggcaagggctgccgcctcagtgtacaacacactgctagaacaaaaacaacctcacaaatatcgctagCATTAAGAGAAAATAACCAAAATTACAATTTGcatatgaacatttcactaaggaacagaggaaaacttctcacatatcaatgagtgctgtccgattcaatttttaagctcaatgataagggacccctttgtatagccgagcccgaacgaaGTGCttctctttagggagaagttattacatggctgtcataccaaatgtCGCAAGCAAACCACcgcttatatttttttgtagttttctcgccagattcgaacccaggcgttcagcgtcataggcggaaatgctaacccctgcgctacagtggcctccatacACCTCAATAAACGAAAACTGTAATGAGTCTGATTGCAGAAGTGCCGTTGGATATTTCGGTATTTATCTATGTAGTTGGAAATAGTTGACctgttgtttttatttggaGTTAGTTAGGCTAGAGGTCATTTGTTATTTAtcaattgttggaaataataactaTTTTTGAGAGTAAATGttcaatttaatatgatttattatattttgtaaGATTAACTTCAAACTAACTTCTAATTCAGATATTTTTTCCAACTGACGTGTAAAACAAAACGCAGACATAAAATTCAAGTACATATTCAAGCAATAATTCAGTGGTGTGGTAATTAGtacataaaaatagaaaatcaaGTTTTTGTCGACACCATCTATATTATATTTAAGGTTCAGAAATCTGTTTAAAATCAGTTGATACTAAATAATAAGCATACATATATTAACTAAATTCCTTAAATATACGAAAATTCGCCTTACTTAAGATAGACCTAGATGTACATCTTCACACAAAATATTGTGGTTTGCGCATAGTAATACCATGGTCAGCCAATGCTGGAGTTAAATCTTCTATGGCCAGTGTATATTTGCGATCCTTTATTGATTTCTTGTcctgcaaattaaaaaaaaaaatagatattttATAAAGATTAAATGCTGAGATAACATAAAgaacagtaagaaaaggcaaaagtccggcggtaccgactgtataatactctaCTCCTACCCtaaaggtacaaagtgggagctatatactaTTCCAAAccaatttgatggacctcggcggatgttaacagatgggttataaaacaatccgtatcaaatttcgagctatTACGTTCAAATTATAAtaactacagttgacaaatgacaacattaatgtaaattacccaaaatctgacaaaaatatatatgggagctatatctaaatctgaattaaTTTCGACCGAACTTTATAGATTATTGGTAGTCGTGGGGAGCAGCGTTGTGCAAGATTTGTCAattaatgtgcttgcagtggctctagaagggaaaatcaggcgatatacaaatatggcatataaatctgatccgatttctatgaaattcaccagtaacattaagaatcataagaaaatccttcctgacaaatttcgagagatttgtttaacaaatgagcagcttatttcaatatttttcaaaatcggacgaacacatatatatgtgaactatattcaaatctgaactgatttttcaatttcaatgggctttatctctttgccaaaaaaatggcagtaccaattttgaagacgatcggatgaatattgcgaCTTGTACACTAAAtaacatggatagacggacatcgaatcagaaagtgattctgagtcgatcggcatacttatcaacgGGCCTATCTCTCCTCCACAGAgctggtgtaggatataaatatTCATATTTATAGTATTTGTGGATTCAGGTTTCGCTTAATGGTTAGGAAAAATGCCTTGCCTATGAAATTAAACTTACCTTATTTGATCCATGACCTCCTGAATGTTGGCTATTGCTGCGAGTTTTGCAATGTTGTAGTGCATCATTTGCAACATCCGATATGAATTTTTGCGCTGTCACCGCTATGATACGCACAATGCGTGGATCTACCGTTTCAAATCCGGccatatgtaaatatttttcaGCAACTGCATCAGGGACAGTTGGTGTATAGTCCTCCAAATGCTGTAGCAGCTCGCTTAAAGCGTCACCAGGAGCAGACTCCAAGCCTTCTAACGCAAACTCACTAGAATCAATTTCATCATCATTGCTGACAACCATTATGTCGATCAACAACTGTTTAATTAACTATTTactaattataattttttttacgatGCCAATTGCAAATTCAACTATCTACAAATCAAATCAGCTGTGTTGTCTTCAATTCGCTAATACGTTTCCTAAACAATGACGCAGAGAGGATTTGAAGTGACACGATGCAATAATGAAGGGATCCCACAGACACACAAATAGGAATAATTTTTAACGCATAGATGGCATTATATTTAATGCGATGGAAATACTACGACATATTCTACAAAAATGACATATATACTGGCCCAGTGCAAGTGCGGCTTAAATTAAttgataaatatatttatttattggctcacttaaaatattgaattttaggaaaaacgcaaaaaaaaggTCGGGTGAAAGTGACCTGTTGGCCACTACTTGTAATTAAAAGATGGAGCCAATTTTATTAACAACATTTGACATACAAAAGTTGCAATCTTTACATATTGTATGTTTTTGGGATCTCTCTGAACGCCATATAAAGCACTGAAACTTTCTAATTTCATTATTCTAAATGTTTTCATGCTAATTATTTTTCTATAGATATTGTTGCCAGTGTCCAAAGCAGCCGTTTTTTATACATAAATATCACACTGAAACAT
The Stomoxys calcitrans chromosome 3, idStoCalc2.1, whole genome shotgun sequence genome window above contains:
- the LOC106087227 gene encoding transcription initiation factor TFIID subunit 10; its protein translation is MVVSNDDEIDSSEFALEGLESAPGDALSELLQHLEDYTPTVPDAVAEKYLHMAGFETVDPRIVRIIAVTAQKFISDVANDALQHCKTRSNSQHSGGHGSNKDKKSIKDRKYTLAIEDLTPALADHGITMRKPQYFV